In one window of Synergistaceae bacterium DNA:
- a CDS encoding thiamine pyrophosphate-binding protein, which translates to MSKKLVADLIVDYLERRKVEYIFGLCGHTVIGMLDAINRNLEKGGKLRYISNRHEAVASTAADGYARVTHKASVVMCHLGPGITNVLTGVANAAFDSIPMVVFAGDVPSYYYGKHPHQEVNMHGDATQYRMLEPVCKRCWRVDDAEALPDILDKAFRLAESGRPGPVLIDMPMDIWSREIEEDLFARTYKDSHVTVKPALDPACAKAIAQKLIDAKAPVIHAGGGILLAQASAELAALAEFLDIPISRTLMGQGCVSDLHPLMVGQTGFWGLAHTHAFTLNADIILALGTRFAEADSSSWYQGVTFDPSKTKFLQIDIDPTEIGRNYPVEIGAVADLKLALAQILEAAKAIKPEGIKRPGLREGIAKAKAEFKESVKAITEDLRFPMTPQRILKDVKEAIPEDALIFTDVGWNKNGVAQQFTITIPGTVHHSSGLATMGFGASAVLGGKKAAPDKICIALIGDGGFGVNPTCMATAVEEGIACTWVVMNNYAFGTIAGLENANYHTQFGTKFHTPDGQPYSPNWAKVAEGYGVEAIRITKAEEFAPAMKKAVEANKAGRPFLIDAIMENIPVPTPGCWNINDIYTPGDLVREGKLVQKDAEGRYIPPSHAKSHITK; encoded by the coding sequence ATGAGCAAAAAGCTGGTAGCTGATCTCATCGTTGATTACCTTGAGCGCAGAAAGGTTGAGTACATTTTCGGCCTCTGCGGACACACGGTAATCGGAATGCTCGATGCCATCAACCGCAACCTCGAGAAGGGCGGCAAACTCCGCTACATCTCCAACCGTCATGAAGCAGTAGCCTCAACAGCCGCAGACGGATACGCGCGCGTTACGCACAAAGCCTCTGTCGTAATGTGCCACTTGGGGCCTGGCATCACCAACGTCCTCACCGGCGTAGCAAATGCCGCGTTCGACTCGATTCCGATGGTTGTATTTGCCGGCGACGTACCGAGCTACTACTACGGCAAGCACCCGCATCAGGAAGTCAACATGCACGGCGACGCAACGCAGTACAGAATGCTTGAGCCTGTCTGCAAACGCTGCTGGAGAGTCGACGACGCTGAAGCACTGCCCGACATTCTGGACAAGGCTTTCAGGCTTGCAGAGTCAGGGAGACCCGGCCCCGTCCTTATCGATATGCCTATGGACATTTGGAGCAGGGAGATTGAGGAAGACCTGTTCGCGCGCACCTACAAGGACAGCCACGTAACAGTGAAGCCCGCTCTTGACCCCGCATGTGCAAAGGCAATCGCACAGAAGCTCATTGACGCGAAAGCTCCCGTTATCCACGCTGGCGGCGGAATCCTTCTCGCTCAGGCTTCGGCAGAACTTGCGGCACTCGCTGAGTTCCTCGACATCCCGATTTCCCGTACGCTTATGGGTCAGGGCTGCGTCAGCGACCTTCATCCTCTGATGGTCGGACAGACGGGCTTCTGGGGACTTGCGCACACCCACGCATTTACCCTCAATGCTGACATCATCCTCGCACTCGGAACACGTTTTGCGGAGGCAGACAGCTCGAGCTGGTATCAGGGCGTAACGTTCGATCCCTCAAAGACGAAGTTCCTCCAGATCGACATTGACCCGACAGAAATCGGCAGGAACTACCCCGTAGAGATCGGTGCAGTCGCAGACCTCAAGCTGGCACTTGCACAGATTCTCGAGGCGGCAAAGGCAATCAAGCCCGAAGGCATCAAGAGACCCGGACTCCGCGAGGGAATCGCGAAGGCAAAGGCAGAGTTCAAGGAATCCGTGAAGGCAATCACCGAAGACCTGCGCTTCCCGATGACTCCTCAGAGAATCCTTAAGGACGTTAAGGAAGCAATCCCTGAGGACGCGTTAATCTTCACCGACGTAGGCTGGAACAAGAACGGCGTTGCCCAGCAGTTCACGATTACGATTCCCGGCACTGTGCATCACTCGTCAGGACTCGCGACAATGGGCTTCGGCGCGTCGGCAGTTCTCGGCGGCAAGAAGGCAGCTCCCGACAAGATATGCATTGCCCTTATCGGCGACGGCGGCTTCGGCGTAAACCCGACATGCATGGCCACAGCAGTTGAGGAAGGCATAGCGTGCACGTGGGTTGTCATGAACAATTACGCTTTCGGAACAATCGCAGGACTCGAGAACGCGAACTATCACACGCAGTTCGGCACGAAGTTCCACACGCCCGACGGTCAGCCTTATTCCCCGAACTGGGCAAAGGTTGCAGAGGGCTACGGCGTTGAGGCAATCCGCATCACGAAGGCAGAGGAGTTCGCGCCCGCAATGAAGAAGGCGGTAGAGGCGAACAAGGCAGGCCGTCCGTTCCTGATTGATGCAATCATGGAGAACATCCCCGTACCGACACCCGGCTGCTGGAACATCAACGACATCTACACGCCCGGCGATCTGGTCAGGGAAGGCAAGCTGGTGCAGAAGGACGCTGAAGGCAGGTACATTCCGCCCAGCCACGCGAAATCACACATAACGAAATAA